Sequence from the Desulfomonilia bacterium genome:
AGAGCTGTCAGATCAGGTCGGAGCTACTACATTTTAATCTTTTCCTCAATATTATTTTTCTTGGTTTTAACTGCCCATCATCTGCCAGCTTTCTCAGCAGAGAAAACAAAAGCTTTAGAAACTGAACTTTTTCCATTAGGGTTGATAACTCCGCAGGTAGGATTTGATGGAAAAAACAAGGCTGGTCGTATAAAATATACAAGTAATCTTTTATCATATTTCAAACAAATCAATAATCAAATCCCTAATCTTTCACCATCTCAAAAAGAATGGCTCGTAAATGAACTCGATGAATGCAGTAGGCAAATGTGATGAATAAAAGATATAGGCAGGTTTTAGGATCTAAAGAATATTCAACATATACCGTTAAGAAGCAAAAGGTGCCTAGCCTTGAACCATTACAAATCGACTAATTTATCCCATTCAAGGTTTGTCCATTTATGAAGGGATAAAAAGGAGTTTTTGCAGGCCATGTGGCCCCGGACTTTATTTGTTTATCGTCAGGGTTTATGGATTCTTCAAGGAAAAACACTGATTCGGGTAATCAATTATCAGTCTGAACTGGTTCATGAAATTTTTCACTCCCAGCAGAATTACTCCAAGGTTGGGCATAAAATCTATCGGGGTATCGTTGATTGTATGAACTATAACACTGTTGCTGTTATTAGCGAATATTTCGATTCTGGTAAGATGAGAGTATGCGATAGTCATTCCATTTCCTGTGCCGATATGCTTGGTCGCTCCTGCCGTCAGGTTATGGCCAAGCTGGTTTGCATAGGCGGCAGGAATTGCACATTCATCGGCGCCAGTATCAATCAATCCCCAGACTCTCAGAGATTGTCCAGTTGCAGGATTTGTTATTCTTATGGGAAGCATCGGCCGGGCAATGCCTCCCTGCAAATGCGAAATAAAAGGATAATTAACAATAGGCATCAATAAATCTGGGTGATATTCCCTTTAGGGATAAATACAATAACAGGCTCGGCAATTCCTTTTTTGCTTGCGGCTTTCATAACCCTCTCAGGGTCATTTCCCGCAGCAACAACATGCCTGCTTGTAAAGCCTTCCATTGCTACAAACTTTCCTTCGTATTTTTTATCCACAATCAATGCATGCTTGCTGTCTTCGGTTTTCATAATATACCTCGCTCAACTATCAGCTGATAACGATAATACATTATATCAATTAACAGCTCAAAACAACAATCAAGCTAGGATTGTTCAATCGTACAAATTTAGAAACAGAAGAGGGGTTAGCCCCCAACAATTGACAAAAGTCGTGAAATCGAATCACTGTTTTTTCCAGCAAGAGTGTTCTTTTATTTTTATTGGCAACTTGTCATCAGATGGAGATCGTTTTCTTAAACAAATTGTTTTATAATAAAGTTAGAAGCGATTATAAATACAGGGCGTAAGAACAAGGTGTTGCTGTAAAGCAACGTGATCAGGTGAAAATAATATTTCCGGTTTATATTCAAGATGATGTCGAGGAGGCCAGGAGAAAATGGGGTCTCGTGCATCTTGTTTCGCTCCTCGAGCCGAAGGCGGAGAGAAAGCGACGCAGGCATACTTTAACGTATGTCGAGGAGCATTCCGACGCAGCCGACAAGACAGGGCTTGAATAGAAACCGGGAGAAAAAGAGGAGGGATTATGTCTGTTAATACCGTCGAAGGAAAAGATAAGGGCAAGGTAATGCTCTACGCGCTCAGCACATGCGGCTGGTGCAAGAAGACCAAGGGTCTTCTGAACGAACTGGGAGTGGCTTACTCCTACACCGATGTCGATACTCTTACAGGCGCCGAAAGGGAAAGCGTCATGGATGAAGTCAGAAAATGGAATTCCGCCTGTTCGTTCCCTACCCTAGTTATCAACGGCAGCAACCGCATAGTCGGATTCCAGGAAGATGAGATAAGGAACATCCTGAAATGATCAACAGCTCTAAAGCCCAGGCCCTGCTTAATAAACTGAAGGCCGATGCGAAATCTGGCGGCTACATCATCAATCCCGATGATGAATTCACGCTGTCGCTGGCCGAAGGGCTGCTTACAAACGAGGAGCGCTACGGGTATCAGGCCTGCCCGTGCAGGCTCGCCTCCGGCAGCATAGAAGATGACAGGGACATGATATGTCCCTGTGATTACAGGGACACGGACCTGAGCGATTACGGGGCCTGCTACTGCGCACTTTATATAACCGAAGAAGTTGCAGCAGGGACTAAAAAGCTTTCCTCGATACCGGACAGGAGGCTTTTTGAAAAGGAGAAGATTAAAAAACCGGCTGCATCAGGAGCGCCAAATAAAGAGCTGCCCTATCCTGTCTGGCGGTGCAAAGTATGCGGATATCTGTGCGCGAGAGACAATCCGCCGGGGGTATGTCCCGTCTGCAAGGCAAAATCGGACCGCTTCGAGAGGTTCATGTAGCAGGCGCTTTTTCAGGTCCTCCGGATCATTCCGGCTTTATTCCTTTTAAATTCTTGTCTTCGACAAGGTCCTGCAGAATCTCCTGCAGATAAGGCCTGTCACGATGGCCTGTGTATTTCGCCGGGAACTTTATCAGACGCACCTCGGCATACTTCGATATGCCGCCGTCCTTCATGTCCTGATAGTCCTTGAGCAGGCGCCTGTCCAGCTTGCTCCTGAATTTCTCAAGGTCCAGGACATTGAAAAATTTGGTCAGAACAAGCGCTATCCTCATGTCCTTATCGAGCACGCTGTTGTCTATATACGGCAGGTCATAAAAGGTTATGTAGAAGCTCGGTGCCTTGAACCCCTGATCTGCGGCCTTGCTCTTTTTATAGTCGAGCGTCAGGTCGATGACACCATCATGCATGACCTCGGGCTTGATCTCGACCGGAAAATCATCTGCCTTGCCAGCGGGCACATCATCCGGAATCACCTGTATGGTGCCGTCTTCCATCTGCATTATGACGACGCGTCTTACCTCGCTGCCCGAAAGAGATGCAAGGGCATTAAGCTGCTTGATTGAAAGATTCTTCCCGATGCGCCTCAGGTCGTTTCTCATGAGAAACATTTCGCCCCTGAGCTCGGCAGGATACTTACCGTCATAAACCTCTTTCGTCATCTCGTTGTCGAGGTCTTCAAATAAAGGCTTGATGTCTATCGTATCGAAGTTGCGGCTCAACAGATCAAGAAACATGACCTGCTGTTTTACAGCGCGGATACTGGTCGGCTCTCCCTTAAGTCCGCCCTCTTTCTGGAACATGGCGTTAAAGAGCATGCCGAACATGGTGGCCCTGATGTTGTTGTCAGAGCTTTCGCGCTCGGCCATGATCTTCGTATAAACCTCGCGCATTTCGGATGCCTTTGCAATCTGCGCCTGCTGGTGGTTGTACATGGTTCCGACTATGGCGACAGTCGCTGCAATGATGGCAGGCCCGAGCGCCTGCATGATATCCCAGAGATCCTTTTTCTGCTTTACATTATCGGACATGATAAAACCTCATCTGAGATTGCAGGATAATATGAAGATGTCTGGCGCTTATTATAACACCGCTATTTATCGAGCTGGAAGTCTCTGCGAGTGTCGCCCGGGGCCACCTGGACCTTGAATTCCTTTGTACCGATAATCATAAGATAGCTTCCAAGCTTGATGTCCTTGAATGCATAGTTTCCCTTGCTGTCAGAACTGACGCTTGCAGCAACCTTGCCGTCTTTGGCGTCCTTCAGTTCCATCTTGATCTCGACGGGTTTGCCGCTCTTATCCGTTACGATGCCGTAAAGGTCTGCTGCCAGAAGCGTTGTGCTGAACATGATTCCTAACATTACGACTATGGCAATTGTAAGCTTTTTCATTTCTATCCTCCAGAAACAGAATTGTTTTGCCTTAAAAAAGGCAATCGGGAATCTTAAATTCCTATTACACATTTTCATTAAGATGCACAATCCCTGCCTGAACAACATTATATGCTCAAAAGAGGATCAGGGCTTTATGCCGCCTATATCCGCAAGTAATTTCAGCAGAGCGGGAGATACTTTATAATCAGGAAGCTCTTCCCTGAATTCAACAGGTTCGCATTCAAGCATCCGGCTGAAGAATCTGAAAATAAAATTTGTACTGATTGCCAGACCCGCTTCATCCACCTTGTCGCAGGTATCGACAGGCTTGTTGTAATAGATGTCATAAGCCCAGGGCCAGCACAGGGTAAGTTCATCATCGATCCAGAATTTCGCATCGGTCCTGAGCCCATTAGAGAGCAGCGAAGCTGTTTTTGCCGGGATGAAAAATATATTCATAGCCTGCTTGCCTGTTTCTCTTTTTGCCTCGGTGAAAGCTCTCTGACTTGCCTTGGTGGGTGAGACGACAAACAATATAAAAGGATGCTCGGGGCTTGAAGCATTGCTCTGTACCATATCAAGGTTCAATATCATCAACGTATCAAGAAGTTCGCCAGATTGCTTACTTTTCCAATGATTGTACGATGAGCCCAGATAACCCGATTCCTCTCCATTAAATGCGATGAATTTTATTGTATAAGGGGCGGGATTAGCCGAAAAATATCGGGCAAACTCAAGCAGGACCGCTATTCCTGTTGCATTATCCACAGCACCGGGAACTCCTTTTTCCGTATCGAAATGGGCGCAGACGATAATAATAAGGTCGTGATATGCAGTTCCCGGACATATGCCTGCGACATTTCTGTTAAGGTTTCCGTAGCCGTCGGGGAAATACTCGAAATGAACATTTTCAAGACCATATTCAATCAGTCTGTCCCGGATATACAGTGAAGCAACTATATTGCCTGGTTCATCAATATTCCGCGAGCCTATCTCACCTGCCAGCTTCGTCACATGAAAATAAAGCTCCGCAGGATCAAACGGGCCCGTACCGGTGCCGCAGCCCCTCATTGAGCCAAGGCTTAAAAGAGCCGCCAGTGCGATCATTAAAACAAGACCGTTCCTGCTTACAGATTTAACTCTCATCAGACACCCCCTGCAGTTCAAAATAGAAAAAGAAATCCTTATAATGTCCGTTAAGAAAACGGGTTATACAACTCAAGATGCGTCGATATTCATTTTCCTTTAAACCTGAATATCCAGTACACAAAGGCTTGGCTCGCAACAACGACAGGTACAAGCACCGCGGCCACGGCAGTCATTATTATGAGCGTGTTCCGGCCTGAAGATGAGTTATGAATACTAAGGCTTGCAGCCTTTTCAAATGAAGACGGAAGCAGGTCCGGGTAAAGGCCGGCCAGAGCGCTTATTAATAAAAGCATGATTGCAGAAATTGAAAAGAAGAATGAGACACCGGGTCTGCCCTTTACAATAAATATGCGAATGCAAAGAAAGCTGGCAACCATGACAGCCGGGATAATGAAAAGAACCGGATTCGCCAGGTAATTCAGATGCAGGGATGTGAACATAGGGGTTTCGATAATGAATAAAACCAGAAGAGCAAGTGCAATAAACCACGACATCACCATTGTTCTTTCGGCCCTCTTTTTCAGATCGTCTTCAGAATACATGCTTATCCAGATGCTGCCGTGAAGGATGCAGATAACAACCATTACGGTTCCCGTAAGAACGGAAAAGGGATTTATAAGGTCTAAAATACCGCCCCTGTATCCCGCCCCGTCAAATGCTATTCCCTGAAAGACGTTCCCGAAGATAAGCCCGAAGACAAAAGGAGCGGTAATGCTTCCGATAAAAAATATCATGCCCCATGTTTTGACCCATAGGAAACTTTTCCCCTCATATATGAATTCAAGGGATACACCCCTTAGAATGAGAGAGAAAAGAAGGACCGCGAACAGAATGTACATGAAGCTGAAAAGGCCTGCATAAACAGCAGGGAATGCCGCGAAGGTGGCGCCGCCCGCAGCGACGAGCCACACCTCGTTTCCGTCCCACAAAGGGGCGATTGAACTTATTACAGCGGATTTCTCTTTATCGCTCCTGCCTATGAACGGATACAATATGCCTGCACCCAGATCGAACCCGTCGGTTGCAAGCCAGAGCGCCCAGAGTATACCCCAGATAAAGAACCAGAGGGATTCAAGGCTCATGATGCCGCCCCCTTTGCCGGGGCAATCTCAGGCCCTTTGCGTGCGGACTTTGCAAGAAGGAAGATATCAAGCGCTGCGAGCAGTCCGTAAATGAAAACAAAGCTGATGATGGTAAACATTACCTGTCCGGAGCCCACCGACGGCGATACCGCGTCTGTTGTCCGCATGACCCGGTAGACAATCCAGGGCTGCCTGCCCATTTCGGCGACAATCCATCCGAGTTCGGCCGCAATGTATGGTAACGGTATTACAAATGGGAGCAGCTTTAAAAACCAGGACCACCTGCCGGCCCTGCCTGTGAATGCAATGAAAACAGACACGGCGCTTAAGAGCATGAACAGCATGCCGAGACCGACCATCAGCCTGAACCCTGCGAATACGGGCAGCACCGGCGGCCTGTCCTCTTTCGGCCAGTCGCGAAGTCCCTTGACCTCGGCATTAAAATCTTTGAATGACAGGAAGCTGACCATTCCCGGGATCCCGAAGAGTTCGACGACATTTCTGGAATTTTCCTCATCAGGAAAGACAAACAGATAAAAGGGGACATTTCTTGCCGTCTCCCAGTGAGATTCCATTGCGGCCAGTTTCTCGGGCTGAACCTTTGCAATCTCACCGCCTGCGAAATCTCCCATCACAAATACCAGGAAAGAACTGGCAAGCCCGAACACGGCTGCGATTTTAAACGACGAGGTGAAAACTTCCGTCTCATTTTTTCTGAGGAGGTGCCACGCGGATATGCCTAGGACAAAAAACGATGCAGTAGTAAAACCTGCCAGCATGGTGTGCAGAAACTTGGACCAGCTGTATGAGTTTGTGAGAAATACCGTGAAGTCAGTCATTATTGCACGGCCGTTTTGTATTTCGTAACCCACCGGGTGCTGCATCCAGCCGTTTGCAAACAATATCCAGAAAGCGGAAAGGTTGACGGCAAAGGCCACGATCCAGATAGAGGCGACGTGCAGTTTCTTCGATATCCTGCCCCGGCCGAATATCCAGAGGCCTATGAAGATGCTCTCCAGGAAAAACGCCGCGAATGCCTCTATCGCGAGCGGGGCGCCGAATATGTCGCCTACATAAGCGGAGTATCTGGCCCAGTTCATGCCGAACTGGAATTCCATGGTGAGGCCCGTCACCACACCCAGCGCAAAGTTGATGATGAAGAGCTTGCCCCAGAACTTCGCCATGCGCTCATACATTTCGTTGCCGGTCGTGAGATGTCTTGTTTCCATAAATGCTACAATCGGGGCCAATCCGAGGGTAAGCGGAACAAACAGGAAATGAAATATCGCCGTCATAGCAAACTGAAATCTGGCGAGAGAGATTATATCCATGAATTATATTGTAATGATTTTGAAACGATATGCCAGAAGAAAAAATGGTTTTGACTAAAACGCAGCCGATTGCAGTTTGGTCTTGACTAAAACGCAATGTCCTTCAAAATAGTCGATAGTAAATTCGTAATTCTTCCAGCAGGAGAGAAAATCAGATGAGCAGTTCAACCTCTGTTAATGCAGTTTGGCTAGGGACCGCAGGGCTCTTTGTGTCCGACGGCGAGACTGCGTTTTATATAGATCCTTATGTAAGCAGGATCTCGGCGTTCAGTGTGTTCGGCGGAAGGAAGATCAGTCCGGATATCAAGAGCATTGATACATGCATAAGCCGTACATCAGGGCAGAATGCAGCAGCTGTCATGATTGGACATTCCCACTTCGATCACCTGCTGGATGCGCCTGAATTCGCCCGAAAAACCGGGGCAATGCTTATCGGGTCAGAAAGCACGGCCAATGTCGGCTATGGAGCAGGCCTGCCTCAAGATAGAATCAGGGTCATAAAAAACGGCGATGCAATTGCTCTCGGCGCATTCAACATCAGATTCATCGAAGGCATCCACGGTCCAGCCTTTCTTGGCAGAATACCTTATCCGGGCGTCATTGAAAAACCGTTCGCCCCGCCCGTAAAAGCCTCTGATTACAGGCTGGGAGGGTTTTATGGTATGGTTGTAAGCCATCCGCTGGGCACATTCATACATCACGGAAGCGCGGGCTGGATACCCGGAATGTACGACGGGATAAAGGCGCATACCATTTTTCTGTGCCTTGCGGGCAGGAAAAACACCAGGTCATATATTGAAGAAACTGTATTGAAAACAGGGGCAAAAAGAATAATCCCCGTACACCACGACTGGTTTTTCTCTCCGTTTGAAAAAGGGGTGCACCTGCTCAAAGGAGTGGGTATCGATGAATTCATATCTGAGGCCATGAAGACTGTCCCTGAGACAGAGGTAAGGTTTGTGCCTGCACTCATGAGTTTCAGGGTATTCTGATGAAAAAACCGGGTTGCAAAAAGAGAAACGTCCACGACGCATTCTTCATGCAGATGGCTGCCTCATGCGGGTCGGACGAATCAGGCACAAGGGATTTTGAAAAAAAGAATGAGGAACTCTTGGCATCATGGCTCGAATATAACGCCAGCCACGGTGAAAAAATGCGAAAAAAATCCTTCTCGCCCAAAAAGAAACAATAGCTTTTTTATCGGAATTTATTTTATAGGCATCTGCTAATGTCCTTTAATGAAGAAAATCCTGTTTTAATGAAAAAGAGGTGGATCATCGCCGCAGCAGGCGTGATTGTTCAGCTCTGCCTGGGGACCGTATATGCCTGGTCGATATTTAAAAAGCCCATGATGGCCGCACATGGCTGGTCGGAAACCGCGACACAGGCCGCCTTCATGATACAATCCCTTTGCTTTTCCATATCGGTCGCCCTGGGCGGGGCGCTCATCGACAGGAAAGGGCCCAGGTTTACAGGACTTGCGGGAGGAGTGCTTTTCGGCTCCGGTCTTCTGCTGGCGGCCTATGCAAATCTGACAGGTAACATATGGCTCCTTTACATTGCCTATGGAATGATTGTGGGACTTGGCGGAGGACTGGGCTACACCGTCCCCATAACAACCCTTATAAAATGGTTCCCTGACAGGCGCGGTCTTGTAACGGGGCTTGCAGTAATGGGCTACGGCTTCGGATCGTTTATCATGGGAAATCTGGCACCCAGGGCAATACTTGATTCCGGCCTGGAAAAGACATTCACCTTATGGGGGCTTATAAGCATCATACTCGTTCCCTCCGGAATTTTGCTGATTAAAAACCCGCCTTCAGGCTGGATGTCTCAATACGCACCATCCGGAAATCCTCACATACTTGCCGATTCCTCTTCATTCACGTTCGGCGAAGCCATAAGAACCTGGCAATACTGGGCCCTCTGGCTCATGCTCTTTCTGAATGTAACAGCCGGACTGGGTCTTATTTCTCAGCTCTCACCCATTGCACAGGACATCATAAGACAGGGTCTGAGCGGAGCCGTCACGGAGGATAGGCTCAAAGGCATCTATATACTCTCGGGCACCATTGTTGCGGTCGCATCAATCTTCAACGGGCTGGGTAGGTTTGTATGGGCATGGCTTTCCGACCTGACTGGAAGAAGAGCTGTGTTCGTGATCATCTTTCTGACAGAGGCCGCAGGCTATGCCGTCATCGGCCATTCCACCGGCGGCCTTATGTTCACATGCATCGCCTGCTATCTGCTCGCATGCTATGGCGGCATGTTCGCCACATTCCCCGCCTTTGTCGCAGATATGTTCGGCCCCGCCTACATAGGCAGAATCTATGGCGTGATTTTCACTGCAGTCGGCCTTGCCGGGGTTTGCGGCCCCTATCTCTTTGCCAGGATCAAGATGGTGACCGGCAGCTTCCAGACAGCACTCTACATAGAATCGGTAATCCTTGCGGCAGGGCTGCTGCTGATAGCGGTTTTCAGAAGGCCGTTACGGAAAATCCAAATCAAATAGCTTTATCACCCGGGAAATATTACTCGGTCATTAATAAGAAGGCGGCATCCGTTTTGGATACCGCCCCTGAAGCATATTAGGATCCTGATCCGTTTTGAAATCCTACAACCGTACAGGCTCATACTTTTCAGAATAGGTCCCGTCTCCCAGTTGGCCGTAGTTGTTATAACCCCAGGCCCACAATGTGTCATCATCCCTGATGGCCTGATTGAAGTAAAGCCCGGATACGACAATGTTCCAATCGGTGTCTGAACTTATGAGAACAGGCTCATCCCTCTGGATATCAGTCCCGTCACCGACCTGGCCGTAAATGTTGTAACCCCATCCCCATAGGGTGCCGTTCTTCTTTATCGCCGCAGTATGATAGTATCCGGCGGAAACGATATCCCAATCGTTGTCCGACCCTATGCGCGTTGGCACGCTCCTGTCCGTGGTGGTGCCGTCTCCGAGTTCTCCATATCCGTTGTAGCCCCAGGCCCACAGCGAACCATCGGCCTTAACTGCTACCGTATGATATACGTTGGCTGCCGCGACAGACCAGTCTGTATCCATGCCTATAGGGGTGGGAACTTTTTTGTTTATGGCTGTTCCATCCCCGAGCTGATAACGATTATTGCGCCCCCAGGCCCACAACGAACCGTCTTTTTTAATCGCAATGGTATGATAATAACCGGCAAATACGGCTGCCCAGTTTGTATCTGTACCTATTCGGACAGGGATGTTTTTACTATCGGTTGTACCATCACCGAGCTGGCCGAAATTATTGTTTCCCCAGGCCCACAGAGAACCGTCGGTCTTGATCGCAACCGTATGATAACCGCCGGCAGATACACTTGCCCAATTAGTATTCGTGCCTATTTGAACGGGTATGTTCTTTGAGATATTCGTACCATCCCCGAGCTGGCCATCTGCATTTTTCCCCCAGGCCCAGAGAGAGCCATTGGTCTTAATAGCCAATGTGTGTAATCCGCCACCCGATACGCTAGCCCAGTTATTGTCTGTTCCTATCCGTGTGGGCAATGGCTTTCCTATATAAGTTCCGTCTCCAAGCGTACCATCGCCATTGTAACCCCAGGCCCAGAGAGAGCCGTCGGTCTTG
This genomic interval carries:
- a CDS encoding M28 family peptidase, with product MRVKSVSRNGLVLMIALAALLSLGSMRGCGTGTGPFDPAELYFHVTKLAGEIGSRNIDEPGNIVASLYIRDRLIEYGLENVHFEYFPDGYGNLNRNVAGICPGTAYHDLIIIVCAHFDTEKGVPGAVDNATGIAVLLEFARYFSANPAPYTIKFIAFNGEESGYLGSSYNHWKSKQSGELLDTLMILNLDMVQSNASSPEHPFILFVVSPTKASQRAFTEAKRETGKQAMNIFFIPAKTASLLSNGLRTDAKFWIDDELTLCWPWAYDIYYNKPVDTCDKVDEAGLAISTNFIFRFFSRMLECEPVEFREELPDYKVSPALLKLLADIGGIKP
- the cydB gene encoding cytochrome d ubiquinol oxidase subunit II, which codes for MSLESLWFFIWGILWALWLATDGFDLGAGILYPFIGRSDKEKSAVISSIAPLWDGNEVWLVAAGGATFAAFPAVYAGLFSFMYILFAVLLFSLILRGVSLEFIYEGKSFLWVKTWGMIFFIGSITAPFVFGLIFGNVFQGIAFDGAGYRGGILDLINPFSVLTGTVMVVICILHGSIWISMYSEDDLKKRAERTMVMSWFIALALLVLFIIETPMFTSLHLNYLANPVLFIIPAVMVASFLCIRIFIVKGRPGVSFFFSISAIMLLLISALAGLYPDLLPSSFEKAASLSIHNSSSGRNTLIIMTAVAAVLVPVVVASQAFVYWIFRFKGK
- a CDS encoding aspartyl protease family protein — translated: MLPIRITNPATGQSLRVWGLIDTGADECAIPAAYANQLGHNLTAGATKHIGTGNGMTIAYSHLTRIEIFANNSNSVIVHTINDTPIDFMPNLGVILLGVKNFMNQFRLIIDYPNQCFSLKNP
- a CDS encoding MBL fold metallo-hydrolase; the encoded protein is MSSSTSVNAVWLGTAGLFVSDGETAFYIDPYVSRISAFSVFGGRKISPDIKSIDTCISRTSGQNAAAVMIGHSHFDHLLDAPEFARKTGAMLIGSESTANVGYGAGLPQDRIRVIKNGDAIALGAFNIRFIEGIHGPAFLGRIPYPGVIEKPFAPPVKASDYRLGGFYGMVVSHPLGTFIHHGSAGWIPGMYDGIKAHTIFLCLAGRKNTRSYIEETVLKTGAKRIIPVHHDWFFSPFEKGVHLLKGVGIDEFISEAMKTVPETEVRFVPALMSFRVF
- a CDS encoding carboxypeptidase-like regulatory domain-containing protein, translated to MKKLTIAIVVMLGIMFSTTLLAADLYGIVTDKSGKPVEIKMELKDAKDGKVAASVSSDSKGNYAFKDIKLGSYLMIIGTKEFKVQVAPGDTRRDFQLDK
- a CDS encoding PKD domain-containing protein, which codes for MRKSALFLMFILLAAMLAGCIKSITPVSNNVTTALYNETTFRITVFPSNATYTWTLDGTAISNSESFYIYRAETVGNHTLTVKARSFLGTDTQTWKIFVKSPPVANAGPDQSVYAASDVTLDGSGSSDPENDTLSYHWEQTGGPAVNLGFTDMMTVQFNACVERGSVLTFMLTVTDSDGLTSTDTCTVTILETVTVDWKSVSAGGEHTVAIKTDGSLWAWGYNGDGTLGDGTYIGKPLPTRIGTDNNWASVSGGGLHTLAIKTNGSLWAWGKNADGQLGDGTNISKNIPVQIGTNTNWASVSAGGYHTVAIKTDGSLWAWGNNNFGQLGDGTTDSKNIPVRIGTDTNWAAVFAGYYHTIAIKKDGSLWAWGRNNRYQLGDGTAINKKVPTPIGMDTDWSVAAANVYHTVAVKADGSLWAWGYNGYGELGDGTTTDRSVPTRIGSDNDWDIVSAGYYHTAAIKKNGTLWGWGYNIYGQVGDGTDIQRDEPVLISSDTDWNIVVSGLYFNQAIRDDDTLWAWGYNNYGQLGDGTYSEKYEPVRL
- a CDS encoding glutaredoxin family protein, whose amino-acid sequence is MSVNTVEGKDKGKVMLYALSTCGWCKKTKGLLNELGVAYSYTDVDTLTGAERESVMDEVRKWNSACSFPTLVINGSNRIVGFQEDEIRNILK
- a CDS encoding DUF5678 domain-containing protein, which translates into the protein MKTEDSKHALIVDKKYEGKFVAMEGFTSRHVVAAGNDPERVMKAASKKGIAEPVIVFIPKGNITQIY
- a CDS encoding OFA family MFS transporter, yielding MKKRWIIAAAGVIVQLCLGTVYAWSIFKKPMMAAHGWSETATQAAFMIQSLCFSISVALGGALIDRKGPRFTGLAGGVLFGSGLLLAAYANLTGNIWLLYIAYGMIVGLGGGLGYTVPITTLIKWFPDRRGLVTGLAVMGYGFGSFIMGNLAPRAILDSGLEKTFTLWGLISIILVPSGILLIKNPPSGWMSQYAPSGNPHILADSSSFTFGEAIRTWQYWALWLMLFLNVTAGLGLISQLSPIAQDIIRQGLSGAVTEDRLKGIYILSGTIVAVASIFNGLGRFVWAWLSDLTGRRAVFVIIFLTEAAGYAVIGHSTGGLMFTCIACYLLACYGGMFATFPAFVADMFGPAYIGRIYGVIFTAVGLAGVCGPYLFARIKMVTGSFQTALYIESVILAAGLLLIAVFRRPLRKIQIK
- a CDS encoding cytochrome ubiquinol oxidase subunit I → MDIISLARFQFAMTAIFHFLFVPLTLGLAPIVAFMETRHLTTGNEMYERMAKFWGKLFIINFALGVVTGLTMEFQFGMNWARYSAYVGDIFGAPLAIEAFAAFFLESIFIGLWIFGRGRISKKLHVASIWIVAFAVNLSAFWILFANGWMQHPVGYEIQNGRAIMTDFTVFLTNSYSWSKFLHTMLAGFTTASFFVLGISAWHLLRKNETEVFTSSFKIAAVFGLASSFLVFVMGDFAGGEIAKVQPEKLAAMESHWETARNVPFYLFVFPDEENSRNVVELFGIPGMVSFLSFKDFNAEVKGLRDWPKEDRPPVLPVFAGFRLMVGLGMLFMLLSAVSVFIAFTGRAGRWSWFLKLLPFVIPLPYIAAELGWIVAEMGRQPWIVYRVMRTTDAVSPSVGSGQVMFTIISFVFIYGLLAALDIFLLAKSARKGPEIAPAKGAAS
- a CDS encoding ferredoxin-thioredoxin reductase catalytic domain-containing protein — encoded protein: MINSSKAQALLNKLKADAKSGGYIINPDDEFTLSLAEGLLTNEERYGYQACPCRLASGSIEDDRDMICPCDYRDTDLSDYGACYCALYITEEVAAGTKKLSSIPDRRLFEKEKIKKPAASGAPNKELPYPVWRCKVCGYLCARDNPPGVCPVCKAKSDRFERFM